A section of the Oncorhynchus keta strain PuntledgeMale-10-30-2019 chromosome 15, Oket_V2, whole genome shotgun sequence genome encodes:
- the LOC118394400 gene encoding angiopoietin-related protein 4-like isoform X1, with translation MKTTLATLTHCLVILMATGNPFERRGGSATSGKEKKMQYAAWDDVNVIAHGLLQLGQGLKEHVDKTKGQMRDITAKLKVFNGTAADLGKESQRLQAEGEVLKAKARGLEDREVQVLNETAELREKTAEMQQERKRVDERMNKLEEKMDDMLQGEGLPDMNMGNTGNYSDARIIQWMLESQNKRIDDLVNRIQLQQDKLEKQNVRIRTLQHQIQLKKERPAFRRKPEEAVQNGSIEQRDSPIEMASDCHELFLRGEPASGVYTIQPLNSQSFEVFCEMTTEGGWTVIQRRQDGSVDFDQLWQAYQSGFGSLNGEFWLGLEKMSAVVKDTDYILKVKFSDWRDDSESIQYPIRLGGEESHYALHIQETSNGNLESALATEASGLPFSTRDQDNDQKSDTNCAKHLSGGWWFSNCGRSNLNGRYFMSPPPKQRHQRKQGVFWKTWRGHYYPLKTTVMMIAPAVMENKS, from the exons ATGAAGACAACACTAGCAACCCTGACTCATTGCCTGGTTATTCTGATGGCCACCGGCAACCCCTTCGAAAGGAGAGGAGGCTCGGCCACCAGCGGGAAGGAGAAGAAGATGCAGTATGCAGCGTGGGACGACGTGAATGTGATTGCCCATGGCCTGCTCCAGCTAGGCCAAGGCCTCAAGGAGCATGTGGACAAAACCAAGGGCCAGATGAGGGACATCACTGCCAAGCTGAAGGTCTTCAACGGCACTGCAGCGGACCTGGGCAAGGAGAGCCAGAGGCTGCAGGCGGAGGGCGAGGTGTTGAAGGCCAAGGCCCGGGGGCTGGAGGACAGGGAAGTCCAGGTTCTCAACGAGACGGCCGAGCTGAGGGAGAAGACAGCGGAGATGCAGCAGGAGAGGAAGCGGGTGGATGAGAGGATGAACAAGCTGGAAGAGAAGATGGATGACATGCTGCAGGGAGAGGGGCTGCCCGACATGAACATGGGCAACACAGGCAACTACAGCGATGCACGCATCATTCAG TGGATGCTGGAATCTCAGAATAAACGTATTGATGACCTGGTCAACAGAATCCAACTCCAGCAAGATAAACTTGAAAAGCAGAACGTGCGCATCAGGACCCTGCAACACCAG ATTCAGCTGAAAAAAGAGAGACCAGCATTCAGGCGTAAACCAGAAGAGGCCGTTCAAAATGGCAGCATTGAGCAGCGCGACTCACCCATCG AGATGGCCTCAGACTGCCATGAGCTGTTTCTGAGAGGCGAGCCGGCCAGCGGAGTGTACACCATTCAGCCATTAAACTCCCAATCCTTTGAAGTCTTCTGCGAAATGACAACTG AAGGTGGCTGGACCGTGATCCAGAGGCGCCAGGATGGCTCAGTTGACTTTGACCAGCTATGGCAGGCCTACCAGAGCGGCTTTGGCAGTCTGAATG gtgagTTCTGGCTTGGTCTTGAGAAGATGAGCGCCGTGGTCAAAGACACAGACTACATCCTCAAGGTTAAGTTCTCCGACTGGAGGGACGATTCTGAGAGCATCCAGTACCCCATCCGTCTCGGCGGGGAGGAGAGCCACTACGCCCTCCACATTCAAGAGACCTCCAACGGCAACCTGGAGAGCGCCCTGGCTACCGAGGCCTCCGGCCTGCCCTTCTCCACCCGCGACCAAGACAATGACCAGAAGAGCGACACCAACTGCGCCAAACACCTCTCTG GTGGCTGGTGGTTCAGCAACTGTGGACGTTCCAACCTGAACGGCCGCTACTTCATGAGCCCTCCTCCCAAGCAGAGGCATCAGAGGAAGCAGGGGGTCTTCTGGAAGACCTGGCGTGGCCACTACTATCCCCTGAAGACCACCGTCATGATGATCGCCCCCGCTGTGATGGAGAACAAGTCATAG